One stretch of Pomacea canaliculata isolate SZHN2017 linkage group LG11, ASM307304v1, whole genome shotgun sequence DNA includes these proteins:
- the LOC112575129 gene encoding HRAS-like suppressor 2 — protein MGETAIEDVYNHNLQQLSELQAGDMIEFKRGIYSHWAIYIGDGDVVHLAGEEDDGIDGKADSTHLFTICGRQFNKAVVRVDKFLEVAGNSKAVRNNKKDKRFSPCPPEEIVTNALAKLGKVGYNVLYNNCEHFASLCRYGIGKSSQADSFLTGLSVLTAIATTVCILFGLTKTSKEKKKQEDTQGSNI, from the exons ATGGGAGAAACAGCTATAGAGGATGTTTATAACCACAATCTGCAGCAGCTATCAGAGTTACAGGCTGGAGATATGATTGAGTTTAAACGTGGTATCTACTCACACTGGGCAATATATATTG GAGATGGAGATGTGGTACACCTGGCTGGTGAAGAAGATGATGGAATAGATGGCAAAGCTGACTCAACTCATCTGTTTACTATTTGTGGACGTCAGTTCAATAAGGCTGTGGTACGAGTTGATAAATTTTTGGAGGTTGCAGGAAACAGCAAAGCTGtacgaaataataaaaaggataaaagattTAG TCCATGTCCTCCCGAAGAGATTGTTACCAATGCCTTGGCAAAATTGGGAAAAGTGGGCTACAATGTGCTGTACAATAACTGTGAACACTTTGCCTCTTTGTGTCGATATGGCATTGGCAAGAGCTCTCAGGCAGATTCATTTCTGACTGGTCTCTCAGTCTTAACTGCCATAGCAACTACTGTTTGCATCTTGTTTGGACTAACAAAAACGtccaaggagaaaaaaaaacaagaggacACACAAGGATCCAATATATAG
- the LOC112575127 gene encoding beta-1,3-galactosyl-O-glycosyl-glycoprotein beta-1,6-N-acetylglucosaminyltransferase-like has translation MYNLEMKLFWRHVCFACCCVFTLLFYVVLSPIGMRNPVEIYSLEAGFPITKRMPDKLIALYGDAESSRNIFQTLVPGRPWLDAVRWMWNGTLAASAWPQRKMTMPQCSKLVNGDPEEQKYSKEFMKEFSPVALTARDYIAHTTDCSHYLEERAFFLSALPEEESFPLAYSMVLYKDIELVERILRAIYRPHNFYCLHVDQKADPSLLEAVRSIASCLENVFVASESVDVIWGEFSVLEPELVCMRDLWRYKKWRYFINLTGQEFPLKTNLQLVRILTALNGSNLVDCTTNGRDNDRWYNNFLPPHGIKPYKGNVHVVVNRGFVDYILHNPVAHDYLSWLRRTDVPDESFFSTLNYNPHLRVPGAYLGPPDTDAHLKPYLARFKNWGHNWRDGLDRMNFNWPCYGKRVRTICVFGVGDLPMLTSRKELFANKFYINFEPLTLQCLEDWLYNMTVDEYAGRVSMDVSFYKNLDIVKNKVDGSRSLTG, from the exons atgtacAATCTGGAAATGAAGCTTTTCTGGAGACATGTTTGCTTCGCGTGCTGCTGCGTGTttacattacttttttatgttgttttgtctcCGATCGGGATGAGAAATCCCGTAGAGATCTACAGTTTGGAAGCAGGGTTCCCAATAACAAAACGAATGCCAGATAAGTTGATTGCTCTGTATGGCGACGCAGAGAGTTCGAGAAATATCTTCCAAACTTTGGTACCGGGGCGGCCATGGCTGGATGCCGTGCGTTGGATGTGGAACGGTACGCTCGCGGCGAGCGCCTGGCCTCAGAGAAAAATGACTATGCCACAGTGTTCAAAGCTCGTGAACGGTGATCCAGAGGAACAAAAGTACTCCAAGGAGTTCATGAAGGAGTTCTCTCCAGTAGCACTGACCGCCAGGGATTACATTGCCCACACCACAGACTGTTCTCACTACCTGGAGGAGAGAGCTTTCTTCCTCAGCGCTCTCCCAGAAGAGGAGTCCTTTCCTCTGGCCTACAGCATGGTGCTGTACAAAGACATCGAGCTGGTGGAGCGGATCCTGAGGGCCATCTACCGGCCACACAACTTCTACTGTTTGCATGTTGACCAGAAGGCCGACCCGTCGCTGCTGGAAGCTGTGAGGAGTATTGCATCTTGCTTGGAGAATGTCTTCGTAGCCTCCGAATCTGTGGATGTGATATGGGGAGAGTTCAGTGTACTCGAGCCTGAACTAGTGTGTATGCGGGACCTGTGGAGGTACAAGAAGTGGCGGTACTTCATCAACCTCACCGGCCAGGAGTTTCCCTTGAAGACCAACCTGCAGCTGGTGCGAATTCTGACTGCTCTCAACGGAAGTAATCTGGTTGACTGCACCACCAACGG GCGGGACAACGACAGGTGGTACAACAACTTCTTGCCCCCACACGGCATCAAGCCCTACAAGGGCAACGTGCACGTGGTAGTCAACCGGGGCTTCGTGGACTACATCCTGCACAACCCTGTTGCCCACGACTACCTGAGCTGGCTGCGGAGGACAGATGTTCCAGACGAGTCGTTCTTCTCCACGCTCAACTACAATCCTCACCTGCGAGTGCCTGGAGCCTACCTTG GACCCCCAGACACGGATGCACACCTGAAACCTTACCTGGCTCGGTTCAAGAATTGGGGTCATAACTGGCGGGACGGTCTAGACCGGATGAACTTCAACTGGCCGTGCTACGGGAAACGAGTGCGGACCATTTGTGTCTTTGGTGTGGGGGACCTTCCGATGTTGACCTCACGCAAGGAGCTCTTCGCCAACAAATTTTACATCAACTTCGAGCCACTGACACTACAATGCCTGGAGGACTGGCTCTACAACATGACCGTTGATGAATACGCCGGGAGAGTCTCTATGGACGTGTCTTTCTACAAAAATCTGGACATAGTTAAGAACAAGGTGGATGGATCTCGAAGTTTGACTGGGTGA